From Dehalococcoidia bacterium, a single genomic window includes:
- a CDS encoding xanthine dehydrogenase family protein molybdopterin-binding subunit translates to MELKTVGQPVGQVAGPLKVTGRALYTADIRLPNTAWGAVVRSTLPHARIVSIDTSAARAMPGVLAVITGKDIPPGRVGRRLRDLPILAVDTVRFVGERVAAVAAEDRATAEAAAQAIVVEYEELPAVLTPRDALAPGAPVLHPDLASYDGFPGPPPAQPNVLSRRVYAYGDIDEGFRRADVIIQRRYTVPRQHQGYLEPHACLVSTAPDGTAEVWLTNKTPFQAQEQLAKALGIPKEWLKIHVTTLGGDFGGKGSVMDAPVAYYLSKACGRPVRMVMSYVEELTAAASRHAAQITMKTGVKRDGTIVAHQVRAIFDSGAYGAFKPSPTLELMGNSRLGGAYRMENVSIEALIVYTNTFPAGHMRAPGLPQAVFALESHIDALARAIEMDPVEFRRRNLIRDGEMTPAGERWEQVRAVETLEAAARAAGWGTPLPENVGRGIAIAEHGAGAGTCTIQAGLDERGFYLRTGAPDTGTGSHTVMQQVAAEALGVPPAAVRIETSHTLAFPFDFGVGGSRVTHVYGQASLAAATALRETICRRAAAALGLPADHLQWESGSLRQPDGCLADPFALIGPVEVEETYDAAGAPHVTGFCAQVAEVRVDRETGKVEVLRIVSAHDTGQVINPLGHEGQIAGGVIQGLGYALMEELPVVDGYVTTQSLAEYKMPAMGDIPNLEIVLLPAPLGPGPFAAKAIGETPNVPTAAAIANAVEDAVGVRIVDLPLTAEKIYRALQRQQEHGHTH, encoded by the coding sequence ATGGAGCTCAAAACGGTTGGTCAACCGGTCGGCCAAGTGGCAGGCCCGCTGAAGGTGACCGGACGGGCGCTCTACACCGCCGACATCCGCTTGCCGAACACCGCTTGGGGTGCCGTCGTTCGGAGCACCCTCCCGCATGCGCGGATTGTCTCGATCGACACCTCGGCAGCACGCGCGATGCCCGGGGTGCTGGCCGTGATCACGGGCAAAGACATTCCCCCCGGTCGCGTGGGACGCCGGCTGCGCGACCTCCCGATCTTAGCAGTCGATACCGTCCGCTTCGTCGGCGAGCGTGTCGCTGCCGTCGCCGCCGAAGACCGCGCGACTGCCGAAGCCGCCGCCCAGGCGATCGTGGTCGAGTACGAGGAGCTTCCGGCAGTGCTCACCCCTCGTGACGCGCTCGCCCCTGGGGCGCCGGTTCTTCATCCCGACCTCGCAAGCTACGATGGCTTTCCCGGCCCCCCCCCTGCCCAGCCAAATGTGCTCTCTCGGCGGGTCTATGCCTATGGCGACATTGACGAAGGATTTCGCCGCGCCGACGTCATCATCCAGCGTCGCTACACCGTTCCCCGCCAGCATCAGGGCTATCTCGAACCGCACGCATGCCTCGTCTCGACAGCGCCCGACGGGACAGCAGAAGTGTGGCTGACCAACAAGACGCCGTTTCAAGCGCAGGAGCAGCTCGCAAAGGCGCTCGGCATCCCGAAAGAATGGCTGAAGATCCATGTCACGACGCTTGGCGGCGATTTTGGGGGAAAAGGCTCGGTGATGGATGCCCCGGTCGCCTACTACCTCTCCAAAGCCTGCGGGCGTCCCGTTCGCATGGTGATGAGCTACGTCGAAGAGCTGACCGCCGCAGCGAGCCGTCACGCTGCGCAGATCACGATGAAGACCGGCGTAAAACGCGACGGGACGATCGTTGCCCACCAAGTGCGCGCCATCTTCGACAGCGGTGCCTACGGCGCGTTTAAGCCGTCGCCGACCCTTGAGCTGATGGGCAACAGCCGGCTCGGCGGAGCGTATCGGATGGAGAACGTCTCCATCGAGGCGCTGATCGTCTACACCAACACCTTCCCCGCGGGGCACATGCGCGCGCCGGGGCTTCCCCAAGCCGTGTTTGCTCTCGAGAGCCACATCGATGCGCTCGCGCGCGCGATCGAGATGGATCCGGTCGAATTTCGCCGCCGGAACCTGATCCGAGACGGAGAGATGACCCCGGCAGGCGAGCGGTGGGAGCAGGTGCGCGCGGTGGAGACCCTCGAAGCCGCTGCCCGGGCCGCCGGCTGGGGCACGCCCCTTCCCGAGAATGTCGGACGGGGGATTGCCATTGCCGAGCATGGCGCCGGTGCCGGCACCTGCACAATCCAGGCCGGCCTCGATGAGCGCGGGTTCTACCTGCGGACCGGCGCGCCCGACACCGGCACCGGCTCCCACACCGTCATGCAGCAGGTCGCCGCCGAAGCGCTCGGCGTTCCGCCGGCGGCAGTGCGCATCGAGACAAGCCACACGCTCGCTTTCCCGTTCGACTTCGGTGTCGGCGGCAGCCGAGTCACTCATGTGTATGGGCAGGCATCGCTCGCGGCGGCGACAGCGCTCCGCGAAACGATCTGCCGCCGTGCCGCCGCTGCCCTCGGCCTCCCCGCCGACCACCTGCAGTGGGAAAGCGGCTCTCTCCGCCAGCCGGACGGCTGCCTTGCCGACCCCTTCGCGCTCATCGGGCCTGTGGAGGTGGAAGAGACCTACGACGCCGCAGGGGCGCCCCACGTCACCGGGTTCTGCGCTCAAGTTGCCGAGGTGCGGGTCGACCGCGAGACCGGCAAGGTCGAAGTGCTCCGCATCGTCTCAGCGCACGACACCGGCCAAGTGATCAATCCCCTCGGCCATGAAGGGCAAATCGCCGGCGGCGTCATCCAAGGGCTCGGCTACGCCCTCATGGAGGAGCTGCCGGTCGTCGACGGGTATGTCACGACCCAAAGCCTCGCTGAATACAAGATGCCAGCTATGGGCGATATCCCCAACCTAGAGATCGTTCTCCTGCCCGCGCCGCTCGGACCTGGTCCCTTTGCTGCCAAGGCGATCGGCGAGACCCCCAATGTGCCGACCGCGGCCGCGATCGCCAACGCGGTGGAGGATGCGGTCGGCGTGCGCATTGTCGACCTGCCGCTAACCGCCGAGAAGATCTACCGCGCCCTTCAGCGCCAGCAGGAGCACGGTCACACCCATTGA
- a CDS encoding discoidin domain-containing protein: MGRTLVLIGGIILLIGCSCSSLGAAGYYVANQHMVDSLLQSLPPPTPEPTRPLPSNVSRTPTATPSPLPSPTMPAGANRSADAQRGVFREQWAIAATASSEFASPQFSALQATGPPNTPRCGDFETAWASAKKNPIEWLEVRFAVPVRATGVVIYQTFKPGRVVQVDLREPNGTLHTVFKGKDPTTTCPGQFAPQFPPTSFLVNAVRIYVEEPPEPDAYAEIDAVQLLGYEPT, translated from the coding sequence GTGGGACGCACGCTCGTGTTGATCGGGGGGATCATCCTGCTGATTGGGTGCTCCTGCAGTTCACTCGGCGCTGCTGGCTACTATGTGGCCAATCAGCATATGGTCGACAGTCTTCTCCAGTCGCTTCCTCCCCCGACCCCCGAGCCGACCCGGCCCTTGCCCTCGAATGTCAGCCGAACACCGACGGCGACCCCGTCTCCGCTGCCTTCCCCAACGATGCCGGCCGGCGCGAACCGTTCTGCCGATGCCCAGCGAGGGGTTTTCCGTGAGCAGTGGGCTATCGCGGCGACGGCAAGCAGCGAATTTGCGAGCCCGCAGTTCTCGGCGCTCCAAGCCACCGGGCCGCCGAACACGCCGCGCTGTGGCGATTTTGAGACAGCGTGGGCGAGCGCGAAGAAGAACCCGATCGAATGGCTGGAGGTCCGGTTCGCGGTGCCAGTCCGGGCAACAGGGGTTGTCATCTATCAGACCTTCAAGCCCGGGCGGGTGGTCCAAGTCGATCTGCGTGAGCCGAACGGGACACTCCACACGGTCTTTAAGGGCAAGGACCCGACGACAACCTGTCCCGGCCAGTTTGCGCCACAGTTTCCGCCAACCAGCTTTCTGGTCAATGCGGTCCGCATTTATGTCGAAGAGCCCCCCGAGCCGGACGCCTATGCTGAGATCGACGCTGTCCAGCTGCTCGGCTACGAGCCGACCTAG
- a CDS encoding AAA family ATPase yields the protein MTPNGACPTCGGPVAPGGGVCGRCGDRLAWSCLRCGIAYPSSPRFCPDCGRAFGAPDSHGERRLLTILFADIEGFVAATAGLDPEAVAELTNRYFARVAEAVDRFGGTIATSMGDAVMALFGAPTAHEDDAERAIHAALAIQDRLREMRETAVGDRRIALRSRIGIATGEALYGAVGLPGHAVMTALGETVALAARLERVAPAGGVLVSEATYRLTTHRFAFLPPSQIQLAGFAAPITAYLVRGEVGAAASGGGAAGSGGSFVGRRRELARARHALRSARRGKTTALEILGEAGIGKSRFVAELIAAAGEATVISGQSSPYDQAAPFGLVRGLVRKLLSPETPFPAEIDGDEREVLAALREESAVPQPVLERPMDETAQTAGAALAKLLGRPAPSLVVLIAEDLQWADQLSLLALRSLVERVPDAQLLLVLVSRSGTLDTSTWSPRTRWRRLLLDSLDRAASRTLLLHLVGDGVLSGELERTILDRAAGNPLFVREFVRAVTEGGTRGGLSAGHRPHDLLPSDLIPLSLRGMIAAQIDRLADADRLRLRQAAVLGDCFDGALLAAVTGEEGRLEEHLERLVASGLLSREPDRPGWFAFKRPVVRDVAYGMLPLALRRRLHRAAATALQKSGPPSDRLGELLFHLERDEQWELAAAAACRAAEAAQRRHAPREAIALYGRALAVLERCRGEAAPRQGESGGGSPLPGHDTAEMARIRLARAEVAALVGDYSEAIADLDAAFVLARRDRPLRAALYGQLGEVRERLGRYPEALEALNAGLAELDPTDHPETRARLLSSISFISYLQGDRERAASLAAEALRRGGAGGDHRQSSRDYLALSRADTVSEEPEAAADLARLQHALEEAIVAGDETAAAQLESRLGSTYARRRDLHRSADYLRRGADRWERLGDLAAAAGVLLNLAVVQEHAGDLAAAAASARRGQELFERAGDRCGQAQAMARLGVIAGARAAVGEGIALLEGALELVTSIEARTHYPEYYRRLAELTRAAALPDRMSEAAQAALEWARQIGNRYEEAHAQRLLGLAAARADRQQEATTLLQASLALFEKMGAPREAEQVRRDLAALHPSV from the coding sequence ATGACCCCGAACGGGGCGTGCCCGACATGCGGAGGGCCGGTCGCGCCCGGAGGCGGCGTCTGCGGTCGCTGCGGCGATCGTCTTGCGTGGAGCTGTCTGCGCTGCGGGATCGCATACCCCTCGTCTCCTCGCTTCTGTCCCGATTGTGGGCGAGCCTTCGGCGCACCTGACTCGCATGGCGAACGACGGCTCCTCACCATCCTGTTCGCCGATATCGAAGGATTTGTTGCCGCAACTGCGGGGCTTGACCCTGAAGCGGTCGCCGAGCTCACGAACCGCTATTTCGCCCGAGTGGCGGAAGCGGTCGATCGATTTGGCGGCACAATCGCCACCTCCATGGGGGATGCCGTGATGGCGCTGTTCGGCGCCCCGACGGCCCACGAGGATGATGCCGAGCGCGCAATCCATGCTGCCCTCGCAATTCAAGACCGTCTCCGCGAGATGCGCGAGACCGCGGTCGGCGACCGGCGCATTGCCCTGCGCAGCCGGATCGGCATTGCAACCGGCGAAGCGCTGTATGGGGCGGTCGGCCTTCCCGGCCACGCCGTGATGACGGCGCTCGGAGAGACGGTTGCCCTCGCCGCTCGGCTTGAGCGCGTCGCGCCGGCGGGCGGCGTGCTCGTCTCGGAAGCGACCTATCGCCTCACCACGCATCGCTTCGCCTTTCTCCCGCCGTCGCAAATACAGCTCGCCGGGTTCGCTGCTCCGATCACTGCCTATCTAGTTCGCGGCGAAGTCGGCGCTGCAGCTAGCGGCGGAGGGGCGGCGGGCAGCGGCGGCTCGTTCGTGGGGCGGAGGCGGGAGCTTGCGAGAGCGCGGCACGCACTCCGCAGCGCTCGGCGCGGAAAGACAACCGCGCTTGAGATCCTCGGGGAGGCAGGGATCGGCAAAAGCCGTTTTGTCGCGGAGCTGATCGCCGCTGCCGGGGAGGCGACGGTCATCTCCGGGCAGAGCTCGCCGTACGATCAGGCAGCCCCATTCGGCCTCGTCCGCGGTCTTGTCCGCAAGTTGCTGTCGCCGGAGACCCCGTTCCCCGCGGAGATCGATGGAGATGAGCGCGAGGTGCTGGCTGCGCTGCGCGAAGAAAGCGCGGTGCCGCAGCCGGTCTTGGAGCGCCCGATGGACGAAACGGCGCAGACCGCCGGCGCAGCGTTGGCCAAGCTGCTGGGGCGCCCGGCGCCCTCGCTCGTTGTTCTCATCGCTGAGGACCTGCAGTGGGCTGACCAGCTATCGCTCCTTGCGCTGCGTTCGCTCGTGGAACGGGTGCCCGATGCTCAGCTGCTCCTTGTCCTCGTCTCCCGCTCAGGCACCCTTGATACCAGCACGTGGTCGCCGCGAACGCGATGGCGCCGGCTTCTGCTCGACTCCCTCGATCGGGCGGCGTCGCGCACCCTCCTGCTCCATCTCGTGGGCGATGGTGTGCTCAGCGGCGAACTCGAACGGACTATTCTTGACCGAGCGGCCGGCAATCCCCTCTTCGTAAGAGAATTTGTCCGGGCGGTGACCGAGGGCGGCACCCGCGGCGGTCTCTCCGCAGGTCATCGACCCCATGATCTCCTCCCCAGCGATCTGATCCCCCTGTCGCTGCGCGGGATGATCGCCGCGCAAATCGACCGGCTGGCCGACGCCGACCGCTTGCGCCTGCGTCAAGCCGCGGTGTTGGGCGATTGCTTCGACGGGGCATTGCTTGCCGCCGTCACCGGCGAGGAGGGGAGGCTGGAGGAGCACTTGGAACGGCTTGTCGCCAGCGGGCTCCTCTCGCGGGAGCCGGACCGCCCCGGCTGGTTTGCCTTCAAGCGCCCCGTAGTTCGGGACGTCGCCTACGGGATGCTTCCTCTCGCCCTGCGGCGGAGACTGCATCGAGCGGCAGCGACCGCGCTTCAGAAAAGCGGACCGCCAAGCGACCGGCTCGGCGAGCTGCTGTTTCACCTAGAGCGTGACGAGCAGTGGGAACTGGCGGCGGCAGCGGCGTGCCGAGCGGCGGAGGCTGCCCAGCGGCGGCACGCACCCCGTGAGGCGATCGCTCTCTACGGCCGAGCGCTCGCCGTGCTGGAACGGTGTCGCGGTGAGGCAGCGCCGAGGCAGGGCGAATCAGGGGGCGGGTCGCCTCTCCCCGGGCACGACACCGCCGAAATGGCGCGCATTCGTCTTGCCCGTGCTGAGGTGGCAGCTCTTGTCGGCGACTACAGCGAGGCGATCGCGGATCTCGATGCCGCCTTCGTCTTGGCGCGGCGCGACCGCCCGCTGCGAGCCGCTCTCTATGGCCAGCTCGGCGAGGTGCGCGAACGCCTCGGCCGCTATCCTGAGGCCCTCGAGGCGCTCAACGCTGGGCTTGCCGAACTGGACCCCACCGACCATCCTGAGACGCGGGCTCGTCTCCTCTCTTCGATCAGCTTCATCTCCTATTTGCAAGGCGACCGCGAGCGTGCAGCAAGCTTGGCTGCCGAAGCGCTGCGCCGAGGAGGCGCGGGCGGCGACCACCGTCAGAGCTCGCGCGACTATCTCGCCCTCAGTCGCGCCGACACTGTCAGCGAGGAGCCGGAAGCAGCGGCTGACCTCGCTCGCCTCCAGCATGCGCTGGAGGAGGCGATCGTCGCGGGCGATGAGACCGCAGCGGCACAGCTAGAGTCGCGTCTTGGCAGCACGTACGCCCGGCGGCGCGACCTGCACCGCAGCGCCGACTATCTCCGGCGCGGCGCAGACCGCTGGGAGCGGCTCGGAGATCTCGCGGCGGCGGCGGGCGTGCTCCTCAATTTAGCGGTCGTTCAAGAGCATGCCGGCGACCTCGCGGCAGCGGCCGCAAGCGCGCGCCGCGGGCAGGAGCTCTTTGAGCGCGCGGGCGACCGCTGCGGCCAAGCGCAGGCGATGGCGCGGCTCGGCGTGATTGCAGGCGCGCGGGCTGCGGTCGGCGAGGGAATAGCGCTGCTCGAGGGCGCGCTCGAGCTTGTTACCAGCATCGAGGCCCGAACGCACTATCCCGAATACTATCGGCGGCTTGCCGAGCTCACCCGTGCCGCTGCGCTGCCAGACCGGATGTCAGAAGCAGCCCAGGCCGCCTTGGAGTGGGCGCGGCAGATCGGCAACCGCTACGAAGAAGCGCACGCTCAGCGGCTGCTCGGGCTGGCTGCTGCTCGAGCCGATCGTCAGCAGGAGGCGACCACGCTGCTGCAGGCCAGCCTCGCCCTCTTCGAGAAGATGGGCGCTCCGAGAGAGGCCGAACAGGTGCGCCGCGATCTCGCCGCGCTTCACCCGTCGGTCTGA
- a CDS encoding (2Fe-2S)-binding protein — protein MPQQITVTVNGLPYTLTVPADRMLIDVLRYDLALTGTKEACGVGVCGVCTVLLDGEMVSSCLVFAIQADGRAVTTIEGLGDPEHLSPLQRAFIEQGGFQCGICTPGQIVAATALLREHPAPSEDEIKAWMSGNLCRCTGYYQILRAIKAAAS, from the coding sequence ATGCCCCAGCAGATCACGGTGACGGTGAACGGCCTTCCGTATACGCTCACTGTGCCTGCCGATCGGATGCTGATCGACGTCCTGCGCTACGACCTCGCCCTGACGGGGACAAAGGAGGCGTGCGGGGTCGGCGTCTGCGGCGTCTGCACGGTTTTGCTCGATGGCGAGATGGTCAGCAGCTGCCTCGTTTTTGCGATCCAAGCCGATGGCCGGGCGGTCACTACCATCGAGGGGCTGGGCGACCCGGAGCATCTCTCCCCGCTGCAGCGCGCGTTTATCGAGCAGGGAGGGTTTCAGTGCGGGATCTGCACGCCCGGCCAGATCGTCGCGGCAACGGCACTGCTGAGGGAGCACCCTGCGCCGAGCGAGGATGAGATCAAAGCGTGGATGAGCGGCAATCTCTGCCGCTGCACCGGCTATTACCAGATCCTGCGGGCGATTAAGGCAGCGGCATCGTGA
- a CDS encoding xanthine dehydrogenase family protein subunit M: MSDFAVFRPHTVEEAVALLAQYGEEARPLAGGTALALLVKQRLVHPTALISLAAIPELRGVRREADGLHLGAMTPHAEVERLDGAAGVPPLLVETYRRVATRRIRNQATVGGGLAHGDPAQDPPAALLALDALVRLVGPAGERVLPVEAFFVDYYQTALQPGELLTEVIIPPQPERAAGVYLKFLPRTVDDYATVAVAVRLSLAGRELTDVRIAFVAAGPTPIRARAIEAMLDGEVPRPGLLREAGERAKTIVDPLDDVRGSAAYKREMAAVFLRRALESAVERARAGR; encoded by the coding sequence GTGAGCGACTTCGCGGTGTTCCGGCCGCACACGGTTGAGGAGGCGGTGGCGCTGCTCGCCCAGTACGGGGAGGAAGCGCGGCCGCTGGCGGGAGGAACGGCGCTTGCGCTCCTTGTCAAGCAGCGCCTCGTCCACCCGACGGCGCTTATCTCGCTTGCTGCGATCCCGGAGCTCCGCGGGGTCCGGCGCGAGGCAGATGGGCTTCACCTGGGCGCAATGACGCCCCACGCTGAGGTGGAACGGCTGGACGGCGCAGCGGGAGTGCCCCCCCTGCTGGTCGAGACCTATCGCCGTGTCGCGACACGGCGTATCCGCAACCAAGCAACCGTGGGCGGTGGCCTAGCGCACGGCGACCCCGCTCAGGACCCGCCGGCCGCCCTGCTGGCGCTCGACGCGCTTGTGCGTCTCGTAGGGCCGGCAGGCGAGCGCGTCCTCCCCGTGGAGGCGTTCTTCGTCGACTACTATCAGACGGCGCTGCAGCCGGGCGAGCTGCTCACCGAGGTGATCATTCCGCCGCAGCCGGAACGAGCGGCTGGCGTCTATCTGAAATTCCTGCCCCGCACGGTGGATGACTATGCCACGGTTGCCGTCGCAGTGCGGCTGTCGTTGGCGGGACGCGAATTGACCGATGTCCGCATCGCCTTTGTCGCGGCAGGGCCGACGCCGATCCGGGCGCGAGCGATCGAGGCCATGCTCGACGGGGAAGTTCCCCGGCCCGGGCTCCTGCGCGAGGCAGGGGAGCGGGCGAAAACGATCGTCGACCCGCTTGATGACGTGCGAGGCTCAGCGGCGTACAAGCGCGAGATGGCAGCCGTTTTCTTACGCCGGGCGCTCGAAAGCGCGGTGGAGCGAGCGAGGGCAGGGAGATGA
- a CDS encoding SRPBCC domain-containing protein, whose product MKFEYAVRVSLPAAQVTAFVFDVPAVAACVPGVERVEAEGGGVYRGVMKVVIGPVALTLTGHVREEVRDAATGTVRLRAEAADRRVGGSVRATLLLSIVALHDDETEVRIVSEAYLLGKLGEFGQPLIRKKADQVFSAFSETLRQRLSSAPQSSGLDLLAAQ is encoded by the coding sequence ATGAAGTTTGAATACGCCGTCCGGGTCTCCTTGCCGGCGGCGCAGGTGACGGCCTTTGTGTTCGATGTGCCGGCAGTAGCGGCCTGTGTGCCGGGGGTTGAACGGGTCGAGGCCGAAGGGGGCGGAGTTTACCGCGGCGTGATGAAGGTCGTCATCGGGCCGGTCGCGCTCACGCTCACGGGCCACGTGCGCGAGGAGGTCCGCGACGCGGCGACGGGGACGGTACGCCTGCGTGCTGAAGCGGCCGACCGCCGCGTCGGAGGCTCGGTGCGGGCGACGCTGCTGCTCAGCATTGTCGCGCTCCATGACGATGAAACAGAAGTGCGGATCGTCTCCGAGGCCTACTTGCTCGGCAAGCTCGGCGAATTTGGCCAGCCGCTGATCCGGAAGAAGGCCGACCAAGTGTTCAGCGCATTCAGCGAAACGCTTCGCCAGCGCCTCAGCAGCGCACCGCAGAGCAGCGGCCTTGACCTGCTAGCTGCCCAGTGA
- the cofD gene encoding 2-phospho-L-lactate transferase yields the protein MYVTLAGGVGAARFLAGLTAVVPPEQVVAIVNTGDDLTLYGLAISPDIDTVLYTLSGRVDPERGWGIAGDTTIVLDALAALGEQTTFRLGDRDLATHLFRTSLLHAGKTLTEVTALLAERLGVRARILPMADEPVRTIVQTPAGELAFQEYFVTRGQQDDVLGLRYAGAETARPTPAVREAIASAHALIIAPSNPFVSIGTILAVPGMREAIAASPATKVAISPIVGGRALKGPADKMLVTLGHEPSALGVARLYRDLVDLFVLDTLDASLAPAVEALGLRVLVTNTIMRGPQERAQLARAVLGALR from the coding sequence GTGTACGTGACGCTGGCGGGCGGCGTCGGCGCTGCTCGGTTCCTCGCCGGTCTTACCGCCGTCGTTCCCCCGGAACAGGTTGTCGCTATCGTCAACACCGGGGATGACCTCACCCTGTACGGCCTCGCGATCTCGCCGGATATCGACACCGTTCTCTATACGCTCTCCGGCCGCGTTGACCCCGAGCGCGGCTGGGGGATTGCCGGCGATACCACAATCGTCCTCGACGCGCTGGCAGCGCTCGGCGAGCAGACTACCTTCCGGCTTGGCGACCGCGACCTCGCGACGCATCTGTTCCGGACCAGCCTCCTGCACGCCGGCAAAACGCTCACCGAGGTCACGGCGCTGCTCGCCGAGCGCCTCGGCGTCCGCGCCCGCATTCTCCCCATGGCGGACGAGCCCGTGCGGACGATCGTCCAGACGCCGGCCGGTGAGCTCGCCTTTCAAGAGTATTTCGTCACCCGCGGCCAGCAAGACGACGTGCTCGGCCTGCGCTACGCCGGCGCGGAGACAGCGCGCCCTACTCCTGCTGTGCGCGAGGCGATCGCAAGCGCACACGCCCTCATCATCGCGCCGAGCAACCCCTTCGTCAGCATCGGCACAATCCTCGCCGTTCCGGGAATGCGTGAGGCGATTGCCGCCTCGCCAGCGACCAAGGTCGCGATCAGCCCGATTGTCGGCGGACGCGCCCTGAAGGGGCCGGCCGACAAAATGCTCGTCACCCTCGGCCACGAACCGAGCGCGCTCGGCGTTGCCCGTCTCTATCGCGACCTCGTCGACCTCTTCGTCCTCGACACCCTCGACGCCTCTCTCGCCCCGGCGGTCGAGGCGCTCGGGCTGCGGGTTCTGGTCACCAACACGATCATGCGCGGCCCCCAGGAACGCGCGCAGCTCGCGCGGGCAGTGTTGGGAGCGCTGCGATGA
- a CDS encoding protein phosphatase 2C domain-containing protein: MTELTLPEVVAKTDPGRSRGHNEDYVGHRVERRENGTFLAVFVVCDGMGGHPAGEVAAAIGATTILEAAFRLDAAPPRDRLRHAVLAANAAILQEGGRDPAKRGMGATCVAALLAGERLVIAHAGDCRGYLVSPTAIRRLTADHSWVGEQVRAGLLTEWQAQASPYRSVVTRALGLDPLLEPEVREERLGREEVLLLCSDGLWDVVNDDEMQAVIAAAPSLSAAADRLIDLANERGGPDNISVLLARQGAASA; this comes from the coding sequence ATGACTGAACTGACCCTGCCCGAGGTGGTCGCGAAGACCGACCCGGGCCGCTCCAGAGGCCACAACGAGGATTACGTTGGCCATCGGGTCGAACGCCGCGAGAATGGCACGTTTCTTGCGGTGTTCGTCGTCTGCGATGGGATGGGCGGGCATCCCGCGGGAGAAGTCGCCGCCGCAATCGGCGCGACAACGATCCTCGAAGCGGCGTTTCGTCTTGACGCCGCTCCGCCGCGCGATCGCTTGCGCCACGCCGTGCTTGCGGCGAATGCCGCGATCCTGCAGGAGGGAGGGCGCGACCCTGCGAAGCGAGGGATGGGGGCGACCTGTGTCGCCGCGCTGCTTGCGGGTGAACGGCTTGTCATCGCCCATGCAGGGGACTGCCGCGGCTATCTCGTCAGCCCGACAGCAATCCGGCGGCTGACTGCCGACCACAGCTGGGTGGGCGAGCAGGTGCGTGCCGGGCTGCTGACCGAGTGGCAGGCGCAGGCGAGCCCCTATCGGAGCGTGGTGACGCGCGCGCTCGGTCTGGACCCCTTGCTTGAGCCGGAGGTGCGCGAGGAACGGCTCGGCAGGGAAGAAGTGCTGCTGCTCTGTTCCGACGGCTTGTGGGATGTCGTCAACGACGATGAAATGCAAGCGGTTATCGCCGCCGCTCCCTCGCTCTCTGCTGCCGCGGACCGTCTTATCGATCTCGCCAACGAGCGCGGCGGTCCGGACAACATCAGCGTTCTGCTCGCTCGTCAGGGGGCGGCGAGCGCCTAG